The proteins below come from a single Angustibacter sp. Root456 genomic window:
- a CDS encoding resuscitation-promoting factor — translation MTGTVRGCYDVWTAVISRTTRLIVQGLALTGLVAGTVAFTSFDKSVDLVVDGQHRSVHAFGSTVGDVLRSEGITVDGHDIVSPSPSTKVSDGSDVVVRYGRKLIVTIDGHQREFWTTALSVDDALTQLGLRADSARLSVSRSLPLGRQGLSMDLDTRKAVTLVVGGKKSARVTYAATVGDLLEEVGVEPGAKDRLSAPLTKPLTDGASIRLDRVVQKQEQATRTVAFKTRSTKSSSLDKGTTKVTTKGKPGTAKVTYLVTYVNGKATARKELTTVVVTEPVTQVQKVGTRAPSTASVPASSGGLNWAALAKCESGGNPRAVNPAGYYGLYQFSLATWHRVGGSGNPIDASPSEQTMRAKMLYARGGASQWGCGSHLFD, via the coding sequence GTGACCGGGACCGTGCGCGGGTGCTACGACGTCTGGACCGCTGTGATCTCACGCACCACTCGACTCATCGTCCAAGGACTGGCGCTGACCGGCCTGGTGGCCGGCACCGTCGCCTTCACCAGCTTCGACAAGAGCGTTGACCTCGTGGTCGACGGCCAGCACCGCTCGGTGCACGCCTTCGGCTCCACGGTGGGCGACGTCCTGCGCAGCGAGGGGATCACCGTTGACGGGCACGACATCGTGTCGCCGTCGCCCTCGACGAAGGTGTCGGACGGTTCGGACGTCGTGGTGCGTTACGGCCGCAAGCTGATCGTCACGATCGACGGTCACCAGCGAGAGTTCTGGACGACGGCTCTGAGCGTCGACGACGCGCTGACCCAGCTCGGGCTGCGCGCCGACTCCGCGCGCCTGTCGGTGTCGCGTTCGCTGCCGCTCGGCCGCCAGGGCCTGTCGATGGACCTCGACACCCGCAAGGCCGTGACCCTCGTCGTCGGTGGCAAGAAGTCGGCGCGGGTCACGTACGCGGCCACGGTGGGCGACCTGCTCGAGGAGGTCGGCGTCGAGCCGGGCGCGAAGGACCGCCTCTCGGCCCCGCTCACCAAGCCGCTCACCGACGGCGCCTCGATCCGCCTCGACCGCGTCGTGCAGAAGCAGGAGCAGGCGACGCGCACCGTGGCCTTCAAGACCCGGTCGACGAAGTCGAGCTCGCTCGACAAGGGGACGACGAAGGTCACCACCAAGGGCAAGCCCGGCACCGCGAAGGTGACCTACCTCGTCACGTACGTGAACGGCAAGGCCACCGCGCGCAAGGAGCTCACGACCGTCGTCGTCACCGAGCCGGTGACGCAGGTGCAGAAGGTCGGCACTCGGGCGCCGTCCACGGCGTCGGTCCCCGCCAGCTCCGGCGGCCTCAACTGGGCGGCGCTGGCCAAGTGCGAGTCCGGTGGCAACCCTCGGGCGGTGAACCCGGCCGGCTACTACGGGCTCTACCAGTTCTCGCTCGCCACCTGGCACCGCGTCGGCGGCTCGGGCAACCCGATCGACGCCTCGCCGTCCGAGCAGACCATGCGCGCCAAGATGCTCTACGCGCGCGGCGGCGCCTCGCAGTGGGGCTGCGGCTCGCACCTGTTCGACTGA
- a CDS encoding response regulator transcription factor — translation MTRVLLVDDQEMVRHGLRLILELAGVEVVGEASDGAAAVDAAADLAPDVILMDLRMPVLDGVEATRRITATSSAKVLALTTFDADQHVADALRAGAVGFLLKDVTSDGLVDAVRRAAAGEPVIAPAVLARLMTHFSASPPLPPRRPPGFDDLSEREREILALIGAGRSNAEIAAELVISMATVKTHVRHVFAKLALRDRAHAVVVARDAGVVPPS, via the coding sequence ATGACGCGGGTGCTGCTCGTCGACGACCAAGAGATGGTGCGCCACGGCCTGAGGCTGATCCTCGAGCTCGCGGGTGTCGAGGTGGTGGGTGAGGCGTCCGACGGTGCAGCAGCGGTCGACGCCGCCGCCGACCTGGCGCCCGACGTCATCCTGATGGACCTGCGCATGCCCGTGCTCGATGGGGTCGAGGCCACCCGGCGCATCACCGCGACGAGCAGCGCCAAGGTGCTGGCGCTGACGACCTTCGACGCCGACCAGCACGTCGCCGACGCGCTGCGGGCGGGCGCCGTCGGCTTCCTGCTCAAGGACGTCACGTCCGACGGCCTCGTCGACGCCGTGCGCCGGGCCGCCGCCGGTGAGCCGGTGATCGCCCCGGCGGTGCTGGCTCGGCTGATGACGCACTTCTCCGCCAGCCCGCCGCTGCCGCCTCGCCGGCCGCCCGGCTTCGACGACCTCAGCGAGCGCGAGCGCGAGATCCTCGCCCTCATCGGGGCGGGGCGCTCGAACGCCGAGATCGCCGCCGAGCTCGTCATCAGCATGGCCACGGTGAAGACGCACGTGCGGCACGTCTTCGCCAAGCTCGCGCTGCGCGACCGCGCCCACGCCGTCGTGGTGGCGCGTGATGCAGGGGTCGTCCCGCCGTCCTGA
- a CDS encoding sensor histidine kinase codes for MDLLRRLRTTRLDAALAVVFTVLGLVQQGVAPLAEPAVGVLYVVGSTLPLAWRRTLPVPAALVSAAFWLVPLVGYPVLGFVVVVLQFFALGERVESSRAFAATVTVASAASVIGTLLGPEVPVAAIGAVLVVAAPALAGRLMRHQRRQNLALVELTEELAAERSRAEAAAVGAERARIAQELHDVVGHELTLIAIQAEAAASALRVSPDRAVDPVEAIRATAHRTLGEIREVLQLLAPDGEDVGPGAESIADVAERARAAGIANSLSVSGTPASEHAPVSMAVSRIVRECLTNAGRHAPGQPVQLDVRWQPDRVSLTAVNAARHSRPPVAGRGLTGIRHRAELLGGTFDVSHDAGRFAVSVTIPAGGAA; via the coding sequence GTGGATCTTCTGCGACGCCTGCGCACGACGCGGCTCGACGCGGCGCTGGCCGTGGTGTTCACCGTGCTCGGGCTCGTGCAGCAGGGGGTCGCGCCGCTCGCCGAGCCCGCCGTCGGCGTCCTCTACGTCGTCGGCTCGACGCTGCCGCTGGCTTGGCGCCGCACGCTGCCGGTGCCGGCAGCCCTGGTGTCGGCGGCCTTCTGGCTCGTGCCCCTCGTCGGCTACCCGGTGCTCGGCTTCGTCGTCGTCGTGCTGCAGTTCTTCGCTCTGGGTGAGCGCGTGGAGTCCAGCCGGGCCTTCGCTGCCACCGTCACCGTGGCGTCGGCGGCCTCCGTGATCGGCACCTTGCTCGGACCCGAGGTGCCCGTGGCCGCCATCGGCGCGGTACTCGTCGTGGCTGCGCCGGCGCTGGCCGGGCGCCTGATGCGCCACCAGCGTCGGCAGAACCTCGCACTCGTCGAGCTCACCGAGGAGCTCGCCGCCGAGCGGTCCCGCGCAGAGGCGGCCGCCGTCGGCGCCGAGCGGGCGCGCATCGCCCAGGAGCTGCACGACGTCGTCGGCCACGAGCTCACGCTGATCGCGATCCAAGCCGAGGCCGCCGCCTCCGCACTGCGCGTCTCGCCCGACCGGGCGGTCGATCCGGTCGAGGCGATCCGTGCGACGGCGCACCGCACCCTCGGCGAGATCCGCGAGGTGCTTCAGCTGCTGGCGCCGGACGGCGAGGACGTCGGCCCCGGCGCCGAGTCGATCGCCGACGTCGCCGAGCGGGCGCGCGCCGCCGGCATCGCGAACTCGTTGTCCGTGAGCGGCACCCCGGCGTCCGAGCACGCTCCGGTGTCGATGGCGGTGAGCCGGATCGTGCGCGAGTGCCTCACCAACGCCGGACGCCACGCACCGGGCCAACCCGTGCAGCTGGACGTCCGCTGGCAGCCCGACCGCGTGAGCCTGACGGCCGTCAACGCCGCGCGACACAGCCGACCGCCCGTGGCCGGCCGTGGGCTCACCGGCATCAGGCACCGCGCCGAGCTGCTCGGTGGCACGTTCGACGTCAGCCACGACGCCGGCCGCTTCGCCGTCAGCGTGACGATCCCCGCCGGCGGTGCCGCATGA
- the rsmA gene encoding 16S rRNA (adenine(1518)-N(6)/adenine(1519)-N(6))-dimethyltransferase RsmA, with protein sequence MTNADGLLGGSDVRALADALGLRPTKQRGQNFVIDANTVRRIVRAADVGSDDVVVEVGPGLGSLTLALLDVVQRVVAIEVDPLLAQALPATVQARRPDVADHLEVVAADALHVDEVPGPPPTALVANLPYNVSVPVLLHLLERLPSLRSGLVMVQAEVAERLAAPPGSKAYGVPSVKAAWYADVTRAGNVGRAVFWPVPNVDSGLVRLVRRPEPQSQVGRAAVFAAVDAAFAQRRKTLRAALAGWAGSAQAAEDALRAAGIDPRTRGEQLGVAEFVALADARAALALT encoded by the coding sequence GTGACGAACGCCGACGGCCTCCTGGGCGGCTCCGACGTCCGCGCCCTGGCCGACGCGCTCGGCCTGCGCCCGACCAAGCAGCGCGGGCAGAACTTCGTCATCGACGCGAACACGGTGCGCCGCATCGTGCGAGCCGCTGACGTCGGCTCCGACGACGTCGTGGTCGAGGTCGGCCCCGGGCTCGGCTCGCTCACGCTGGCCCTGCTCGACGTCGTGCAGCGCGTCGTCGCCATCGAGGTCGACCCCCTGCTGGCGCAGGCGTTGCCGGCCACGGTGCAGGCCCGGCGGCCGGACGTAGCCGACCACCTCGAGGTCGTCGCCGCCGACGCGTTGCACGTCGACGAGGTGCCCGGGCCGCCGCCCACCGCGCTGGTGGCCAACCTGCCCTACAACGTCTCGGTACCCGTGCTGCTGCACCTGCTCGAGCGGCTGCCGTCGCTGCGCTCGGGGCTGGTCATGGTGCAGGCCGAGGTGGCCGAGCGCCTCGCGGCGCCTCCGGGCTCGAAGGCCTACGGCGTGCCGAGCGTCAAGGCCGCCTGGTACGCCGACGTCACCCGCGCGGGCAACGTCGGCCGCGCGGTGTTCTGGCCCGTGCCGAACGTCGACAGCGGGCTCGTGCGCCTCGTGCGCCGTCCCGAGCCGCAGAGTCAGGTGGGCCGGGCCGCGGTGTTCGCCGCCGTCGACGCCGCGTTCGCCCAGCGGCGCAAGACGTTGCGGGCGGCGCTCGCCGGCTGGGCGGGGTCGGCGCAGGCCGCGGAGGACGCCCTGCGGGCCGCCGGGATCGACCCCCGCACGCGCGGTGAGCAGCTCGGCGTGGCCGAGTTCGTCGCGCTCGCCGATGCGCGGGCGGCGCTGGCTCTCACCTAG
- a CDS encoding 4-(cytidine 5'-diphospho)-2-C-methyl-D-erythritol kinase — protein MAADRTSSVSVRVPAKINLDLSVGGVAPDGFHPLATVFHAVSLFDDLTVTPAAEGITLEVTGDHVEGVPTDRTNLAVRAARLVARRAGVERGAHLKLHKGIPVAGGMAGGSADAAAALVACDAAWNASLDRAELLELAAELGSDVAFALVGGTAIGSGRGEQITPALARGQYHWVLALSDDGLSTPAVYAEFDRLSAGRVLPEPRVSDEVMQALRSGDSTALGQALRNDLQPAACSLRPDLGDVLDVGLEYGALGGVVSGSGPTIAFLVRDHEHALDLSVALTASGACETVKRAHGPVHGARIGDLPRLG, from the coding sequence ATGGCAGCCGACCGCACCTCCAGCGTGAGCGTGCGCGTGCCCGCCAAGATCAACCTCGACCTGTCGGTGGGAGGCGTTGCGCCCGACGGCTTCCACCCGCTGGCCACGGTCTTCCACGCCGTCAGCCTCTTCGACGACCTCACCGTCACGCCGGCGGCTGAGGGCATCACGCTCGAGGTCACGGGTGACCACGTCGAGGGCGTGCCCACCGACCGCACGAACCTCGCCGTGCGCGCGGCCCGACTCGTGGCCCGCCGCGCCGGCGTGGAGCGAGGGGCGCACCTCAAGCTGCACAAGGGGATCCCGGTGGCCGGCGGCATGGCCGGCGGGTCGGCGGACGCCGCCGCCGCGCTGGTGGCGTGCGACGCCGCGTGGAACGCATCGCTCGACCGCGCCGAGCTGCTCGAGCTCGCGGCCGAGCTTGGCTCCGACGTCGCCTTCGCGCTCGTCGGCGGCACCGCCATCGGCTCGGGCCGCGGCGAGCAGATCACGCCCGCGCTCGCCCGCGGCCAGTACCACTGGGTGCTGGCGCTCAGCGACGACGGCCTGTCGACGCCTGCGGTGTACGCGGAGTTCGACCGCCTCAGCGCAGGACGCGTGCTGCCCGAGCCCCGGGTCAGCGACGAGGTGATGCAGGCCCTGCGCAGCGGCGACAGCACGGCCCTGGGCCAGGCGCTTCGCAACGACCTGCAACCCGCCGCGTGCTCGCTGCGGCCGGACCTCGGCGACGTGCTCGACGTCGGGCTCGAGTACGGCGCGCTCGGCGGCGTCGTCAGCGGCTCCGGGCCCACCATCGCGTTCCTCGTGCGTGACCACGAGCACGCGCTCGACCTGTCGGTGGCGCTCACGGCTTCAGGGGCGTGCGAGACCGTGAAGCGCGCCCACGGGCCCGTGCACGGCGCCCGCATCGGCGACCTGCCGCGGCTGGGCTGA
- a CDS encoding ABC-F family ATP-binding cassette domain-containing protein: MAVNLVNLERVRLAFGTRVLLDDVSLGIAAGERIGVVGRNGGGKSTLLRVLAARQDVDDGRVTHTGGLRVAVLGQDDELDPASTVRAAVVGERDDHEWAGDARIRDVVSGLLGGLDAAGVGGLDAVVGPMSGGERRRIALARHLVDDPDLLLLDEPTNHLDVEGVDWLARHLAGRRPSSAFVAITHDRWFLDAVATATWEVHDGAVDAYDGGYAAYVLARAERNRLASTTEERRQNLLRKELAWLRRGPPARTSKPRFRIDAANALIADVPPARDDVELMRFATTRLGKDVIDLEGITVRLGDRTLLDDVTWLLGPGDRIGLVGVNGSGKSTLLRVLSGEIAPASGRVKRGKTVRLAFLTQEVRELDALADRKVVQAVADVREVTRLGDREVTASQLAERLGFTGQRQQSLVKELSGGERRRLQLLRLLMDEPNVLLLDEPTNDLDVDTLTALEDLLDGWAGTLVVVSHDRYALERMCSRQLALLGDGRLRDLPGGVDEYLALRHALEAGAPGTPPAGAGTAATGPSAEEQRQARKEMARLERQVERLERQIAALHAEMAEKATDHQAVAALDERLRAVQAERDETETLWMAAADTAG; this comes from the coding sequence GTGGCCGTCAACCTGGTCAACCTCGAACGCGTCCGGCTGGCCTTCGGCACCCGGGTGCTGCTCGACGACGTCTCGCTCGGCATCGCCGCTGGTGAGCGCATCGGCGTGGTCGGGCGCAACGGCGGCGGCAAGAGCACGCTGCTGCGCGTGCTGGCCGCGCGCCAGGACGTCGACGACGGCCGCGTCACCCACACGGGCGGCCTGCGCGTCGCGGTGCTCGGCCAGGACGACGAGCTCGACCCGGCCTCCACCGTGCGCGCTGCGGTGGTGGGCGAGCGCGACGACCACGAGTGGGCGGGCGACGCGCGGATCCGCGACGTGGTCTCCGGCCTGCTCGGCGGACTGGACGCGGCCGGCGTGGGTGGGCTCGACGCCGTCGTCGGCCCCATGTCGGGTGGTGAGCGGCGCCGCATCGCCCTGGCCCGCCACCTCGTCGACGACCCCGACCTGCTGCTGCTCGACGAGCCGACCAACCACCTGGACGTCGAGGGTGTCGACTGGCTGGCCCGTCACCTCGCGGGCCGACGGCCGTCGTCCGCGTTCGTCGCGATCACCCACGACCGGTGGTTCCTCGACGCCGTCGCCACCGCGACGTGGGAGGTGCACGACGGCGCGGTCGACGCCTACGACGGCGGCTACGCGGCGTACGTGCTGGCCCGGGCCGAGCGCAACCGCCTCGCCAGCACCACCGAGGAGCGCCGGCAGAACCTGCTGCGCAAGGAGCTCGCGTGGCTGCGGCGCGGCCCGCCCGCGCGCACGAGCAAGCCGCGCTTTCGGATCGACGCGGCCAACGCGCTCATCGCCGACGTGCCACCGGCCCGTGACGACGTCGAGCTGATGCGCTTCGCCACCACGCGCCTGGGCAAGGACGTCATCGACCTCGAGGGCATCACGGTGCGCCTCGGCGACCGCACCTTGCTCGACGACGTCACCTGGCTGCTCGGGCCGGGCGACCGCATCGGCCTGGTGGGCGTCAACGGCTCCGGCAAGTCGACGCTGCTGCGCGTGCTGAGCGGCGAGATCGCTCCGGCGTCCGGGCGGGTCAAGCGCGGCAAGACCGTGCGCCTGGCCTTCCTGACGCAGGAGGTGCGTGAGCTCGACGCGCTGGCCGACCGCAAGGTGGTGCAGGCGGTGGCGGACGTCCGGGAGGTCACGCGGCTCGGCGACCGCGAGGTGACGGCCTCGCAGCTCGCCGAGCGGCTCGGCTTCACCGGGCAGCGTCAGCAGTCGCTGGTGAAGGAGCTGTCGGGCGGTGAGCGGCGGCGCCTGCAGCTGCTGCGGCTGCTCATGGACGAGCCCAACGTGCTGCTGCTCGACGAGCCCACCAACGACCTCGACGTCGACACGCTCACCGCGCTCGAGGACCTGCTCGACGGCTGGGCCGGAACGCTCGTCGTGGTGTCGCACGACCGGTACGCGTTGGAGCGCATGTGCTCTCGCCAGCTCGCGCTGCTCGGCGACGGGCGGCTGCGCGACCTCCCCGGAGGCGTCGACGAGTACCTCGCGCTGCGGCACGCGCTGGAGGCCGGCGCGCCGGGCACGCCGCCGGCCGGCGCGGGGACGGCGGCCACGGGTCCGAGCGCCGAGGAGCAGCGCCAGGCCCGCAAGGAGATGGCGCGCCTGGAGCGGCAGGTCGAGCGGCTCGAGCGCCAGATCGCCGCGCTCCACGCCGAGATGGCCGAGAAGGCCACCGACCACCAGGCGGTCGCGGCGCTGGACGAGCGGCTGCGGGCCGTGCAGGCTGAGCGCGACGAGACCGAGACGCTGTGGATGGCGGCGGCGGACACCGCCGGCTGA
- a CDS encoding 2-phosphosulfolactate phosphatase has translation MTGIEAAAPHVQVDVEWGVSGARSLTEGPDAADVVVVVDVLSFSTSVTIACERGARVWPHPGGEAAHQLARSLEAVLAGTRSHTAGPSLSPASLLDLPEGVRLVLPSPNGSSISHVLMGSRATVLIGCLRNADAVAKRVASEVEARTDRGTPDAPLRVALIPAGERWGDGSLRVAYEDHVGAGAVVARLAQVLGAVRLSPEALVAARAFEQLADLRATPSGRELVERGFADDVALAEQVDASSVVPVLRDGSFTA, from the coding sequence GTGACCGGGATCGAAGCTGCAGCGCCCCACGTGCAGGTGGACGTCGAGTGGGGGGTCTCGGGAGCCCGCAGCCTCACCGAGGGGCCCGACGCCGCGGACGTCGTCGTGGTCGTCGACGTGCTGTCGTTCTCGACCTCAGTGACCATCGCGTGCGAGCGCGGCGCCCGCGTGTGGCCGCACCCCGGCGGCGAAGCCGCTCACCAGCTCGCGCGCTCGCTGGAGGCGGTGCTGGCCGGCACCCGGTCGCACACCGCTGGGCCGTCGCTGTCGCCGGCGTCGCTGCTCGACCTGCCCGAGGGCGTGCGCCTGGTGCTGCCCTCGCCCAACGGCTCGTCGATCTCGCACGTGCTCATGGGCTCGCGCGCCACGGTGCTCATCGGGTGCCTGCGCAACGCCGACGCCGTGGCCAAGCGCGTGGCGTCCGAGGTCGAGGCCCGCACCGATCGTGGCACGCCGGACGCGCCGCTGCGGGTGGCCCTCATCCCGGCGGGGGAGCGCTGGGGTGACGGCTCGCTGCGCGTCGCCTACGAGGACCACGTGGGCGCTGGCGCCGTGGTCGCCCGGCTCGCTCAGGTGCTGGGTGCCGTGCGCCTGTCGCCGGAGGCGTTGGTGGCTGCGCGCGCGTTCGAGCAGCTCGCCGACCTGCGGGCCACGCCGTCGGGGCGCGAGCTGGTCGAGCGGGGCTTCGCCGACGACGTCGCGCTCGCCGAGCAGGTCGATGCGTCGTCCGTCGTCCCCGTGCTGCGCGACGGCTCCTTCACCGCCTGA
- a CDS encoding MarR family winged helix-turn-helix transcriptional regulator, translating into MSTPPDEVDRIVAAWQRERPDLDVAPLEVLSRVSRLARHLDRARSAAFTEHDLESWEFDVLSALRRAGAPYELSPGQLVTQTLVTSGTMTNRVDRLTARGLVQRLPDPRDRRGVIVRLTEAGRRRVDDAFAGLLDRERDLLASLTGADRAHLAALLRELVSPFDARS; encoded by the coding sequence GTGAGCACGCCACCGGACGAGGTCGACCGCATCGTCGCCGCCTGGCAGCGCGAGCGCCCGGACCTCGACGTCGCGCCGCTGGAGGTGCTCTCGCGGGTGTCCCGGCTGGCCCGCCACCTCGACCGCGCCCGCAGCGCCGCGTTCACCGAGCACGACCTCGAGAGCTGGGAGTTCGACGTCCTGTCGGCGTTGCGACGGGCCGGGGCGCCGTACGAGCTGTCACCCGGCCAGCTGGTGACCCAGACCCTGGTGACGAGCGGGACGATGACCAACCGGGTCGACCGGCTGACCGCCCGCGGGCTGGTGCAGCGGCTACCCGACCCCCGCGACCGGCGCGGCGTGATCGTGCGGCTCACCGAGGCGGGGCGCCGGCGCGTCGACGACGCCTTCGCGGGCCTGCTCGACCGCGAGCGCGACCTGCTCGCGTCACTCACCGGTGCCGACCGCGCGCACCTCGCCGCCCTGCTGCGCGAGCTCGTGTCGCCCTTCGACGCCCGCTCCTGA
- a CDS encoding trans-aconitate 2-methyltransferase — protein MVSWDPAAYARFAAERSRPFDDLVRRIGASRPGRVVDLGCGAGDLTASLARRWPAAQVVGVDSSPTMLQKAAGEADAPDLDGRLSFVEADLADWTPDAAVDVIVTNAALQWVPQHLDLLSRWVDALAPGGWLALQVPGNFAAPSHALMREVAAEPPFEQRLAGVLRGPESVAQPSAYATLLADLGCVVDAWETTYVQVLDPEGQLGDDAVLAWVSGTGLRPVLDALADEPELRGRFVDAYSGRLRAAYPRQPWGTLLPFRRVFCVAHLPEEVAA, from the coding sequence ATGGTCAGCTGGGACCCCGCCGCCTACGCCCGTTTCGCCGCCGAGCGCAGCCGGCCCTTCGACGACCTGGTGCGACGCATCGGCGCCTCGCGCCCCGGCAGGGTCGTCGATCTCGGCTGCGGCGCCGGCGACCTCACGGCGTCGCTCGCCCGCCGCTGGCCGGCCGCGCAGGTGGTGGGCGTCGACTCCTCGCCGACGATGCTGCAGAAGGCGGCGGGTGAAGCGGACGCGCCCGACCTCGACGGCCGCCTGAGCTTCGTCGAGGCCGACCTCGCCGACTGGACGCCGGACGCCGCGGTCGACGTCATCGTCACCAACGCCGCGCTCCAGTGGGTGCCGCAGCACCTCGACCTTCTCTCGCGGTGGGTCGACGCACTCGCACCGGGTGGCTGGCTCGCCCTGCAGGTGCCGGGGAACTTCGCCGCGCCGTCCCATGCCCTGATGCGCGAGGTCGCCGCCGAGCCGCCGTTCGAGCAGCGCCTGGCCGGTGTGCTGCGTGGCCCGGAGTCGGTGGCGCAGCCCAGCGCGTACGCGACGCTGCTCGCCGACCTCGGCTGCGTCGTGGACGCCTGGGAGACGACGTACGTGCAGGTGCTCGACCCCGAGGGCCAGCTCGGCGACGACGCCGTGCTGGCCTGGGTATCAGGTACCGGCCTGCGTCCGGTGCTCGACGCCCTCGCCGACGAGCCCGAGCTGCGCGGGCGGTTCGTCGACGCCTACTCCGGGCGGCTGAGAGCCGCCTACCCCCGTCAGCCGTGGGGCACGCTGCTGCCGTTCCGCCGCGTGTTCTGCGTGGCCCACTTACCAGAGGAGGTGGCGGCATGA
- a CDS encoding VOC family protein encodes MSVPLVIGLHHVQVSCPAGSEDALRGFYRDVLGMSEVPKPPVLAARGGVWFRSGGCEIHCGVEDGFTPARKAHPGIAVSDVDALAQRVADAGLPVRWDDALPGVRRFHTEDPVGNRIELQQAAG; translated from the coding sequence ATGAGCGTGCCGCTCGTGATCGGTCTGCACCACGTCCAGGTTTCTTGCCCCGCAGGCAGCGAGGACGCCCTGCGCGGCTTCTACCGCGACGTCCTCGGCATGAGCGAGGTGCCGAAGCCGCCGGTGCTCGCCGCGCGCGGCGGCGTGTGGTTCCGCTCGGGTGGCTGCGAGATCCACTGCGGCGTCGAGGACGGCTTCACGCCGGCCCGCAAGGCGCACCCCGGCATCGCCGTGTCGGACGTCGACGCGCTGGCCCAGCGGGTGGCGGACGCCGGACTGCCCGTCCGGTGGGACGACGCCCTCCCCGGCGTCCGGCGCTTTCACACCGAGGACCCGGTCGGCAACCGGATCGAGCTGCAGCAGGCGGCCGGCTGA
- the glmU gene encoding bifunctional UDP-N-acetylglucosamine diphosphorylase/glucosamine-1-phosphate N-acetyltransferase GlmU translates to MPDHRPAAVVVLAAGEGTRMKSDLPKVLHTIGGRSLLGHAVAAAEGLQPAHLAVVVGHQRERVGEHVAQIAPEAVVAHQDDVPGTGRAVQCGLLALPELSGTVVVTYGDVPLLSTDTLQRLVDEHEESASAVTVLTAHVDDPAGYGRVIRDADGQVARIVEQKDADESERAVREINSGIYAFDAGVLREALGQVTTDNAQGEMYLTDVLAIARAAGRRVSALPLDDVWQTEGVNDRVQLARMGAELNRRVLERWMRAGVTVVDPASTWVDVQATLGRDVTLLPGTQLHGSTRVADGATVGPDTTLTDVVVGEGASVVRTHGSEAQVGAGASVGPFAYLRPGTRLGERGKIGTFVETKNADIGAGSKVPHLSYVGDATIGESTNIGAASVFVNYDGVTKSRTTIGSHCRTGSDNMFVAPVTVGDGAYSGAGTVVRKDIPPGALAINVAPQRNIEEWTLTKRPGTPAAEAAARALGRSAPGTDPTTEGNASA, encoded by the coding sequence GTGCCAGATCATCGCCCGGCCGCCGTCGTCGTCCTCGCGGCAGGCGAGGGCACCCGGATGAAGTCAGACCTCCCGAAGGTGCTCCACACCATCGGCGGGCGCTCGCTCCTCGGCCACGCCGTCGCCGCCGCCGAGGGGCTGCAGCCGGCCCACCTCGCCGTCGTGGTCGGTCACCAGCGCGAGCGGGTCGGCGAGCACGTCGCGCAGATCGCCCCCGAGGCCGTCGTCGCGCACCAGGACGACGTGCCCGGCACCGGGCGCGCCGTCCAGTGCGGCCTGCTGGCCCTGCCCGAGCTCAGCGGCACCGTGGTCGTGACGTACGGCGACGTCCCGCTCCTCAGCACCGACACCTTGCAGCGGCTGGTCGACGAGCACGAGGAGTCCGCCAGCGCCGTCACCGTGCTCACCGCCCACGTCGACGACCCCGCCGGCTACGGCCGCGTGATCCGCGACGCCGACGGGCAGGTGGCCCGGATCGTCGAGCAGAAGGACGCCGACGAGTCCGAGCGGGCCGTGCGCGAGATCAACTCGGGCATCTACGCCTTCGACGCCGGCGTGCTGCGCGAGGCGCTCGGGCAGGTGACCACCGACAACGCCCAGGGAGAGATGTACCTCACCGACGTGCTGGCCATCGCGCGCGCGGCCGGGCGGCGGGTCAGCGCCCTGCCGCTCGACGACGTGTGGCAGACCGAGGGCGTCAACGACCGCGTCCAGCTCGCCCGGATGGGCGCCGAGCTGAACCGCCGGGTGCTCGAACGCTGGATGCGCGCCGGCGTCACGGTGGTCGACCCGGCCAGCACGTGGGTCGACGTCCAGGCCACGCTCGGACGCGACGTCACGCTGCTGCCCGGCACCCAGCTGCACGGCAGCACGCGGGTCGCGGACGGCGCCACCGTCGGTCCCGACACCACGCTCACCGACGTCGTCGTCGGCGAGGGTGCGAGCGTCGTCCGCACGCACGGCAGTGAGGCGCAGGTCGGCGCCGGCGCCAGCGTCGGGCCGTTCGCCTACCTGCGCCCCGGCACTCGACTCGGCGAGCGAGGCAAGATCGGCACGTTCGTCGAGACCAAGAACGCCGACATCGGCGCCGGCTCGAAAGTGCCCCACCTGTCGTACGTCGGCGACGCCACCATCGGCGAGAGCACCAACATCGGCGCCGCCTCGGTCTTCGTGAACTACGACGGCGTCACGAAGTCGCGCACCACGATCGGCAGCCACTGCCGCACCGGTTCGGACAACATGTTCGTCGCGCCCGTGACCGTGGGCGATGGCGCGTACTCCGGTGCCGGCACGGTCGTGCGCAAGGACATCCCTCCAGGTGCGCTCGCGATCAACGTCGCGCCGCAGCGCAACATCGAAGAGTGGACGCTCACTAAGCGGCCGGGAACGCCTGCGGCCGAGGCGGCTGCCCGCGCCCTGGGCCGATCGGCACCCGGTACCGACCCCACCACCGAAGGGAACGCCTCGGCATGA